In Flavobacterium sp. CS20, a single window of DNA contains:
- the lipA gene encoding lipoyl synthase has protein sequence MSTAVATPDIKETSKVVNKTTDKQTTTKGKPKWLRVKLPTGEKYRNLRKLVDKYDLHTICTSGSCPNMGECWGEGTATFMILGNVCTRSCGFCGVKTGRPEDVAWDEPEKVARSIKIMGIKHAVVTSVDRDDLKDMGSIIWAETVQAIRRMNPETTLETLIPDFQGVKRNIDRIIEVSPEVVSHNLETVRRLTREVRIQAKYDRSLGVLEYLKQQGIHRTKSGIMLGLGEKEEEVIQTLKDLRSVDVDVVTIGQYLQPSKQHLPVKQFITPDQFKKYETIGKELGFRHVESSALVRSSYKAQKHIE, from the coding sequence ATGAGCACTGCAGTTGCTACGCCAGATATCAAAGAAACATCAAAAGTTGTCAATAAAACTACTGATAAACAAACTACTACCAAAGGTAAACCCAAATGGTTAAGGGTGAAATTACCCACAGGTGAAAAATACAGAAATCTGCGTAAACTTGTAGATAAATACGATTTACACACCATTTGCACTTCTGGTAGTTGTCCTAATATGGGCGAGTGTTGGGGTGAAGGCACAGCAACTTTTATGATTTTGGGTAATGTTTGCACACGCTCGTGTGGTTTTTGTGGCGTTAAAACCGGTCGTCCTGAAGATGTAGCTTGGGACGAACCCGAGAAAGTAGCACGATCCATCAAAATTATGGGCATCAAGCATGCTGTAGTAACAAGTGTTGACCGTGATGATTTAAAAGATATGGGATCTATCATTTGGGCAGAAACCGTTCAAGCCATAAGACGTATGAATCCTGAAACGACTTTAGAAACCTTAATCCCTGATTTTCAAGGCGTCAAAAGAAATATAGACCGCATTATAGAAGTCAGTCCTGAAGTGGTTTCACACAATTTGGAAACGGTAAGACGTTTAACTCGTGAAGTGCGTATTCAAGCGAAATACGATAGAAGTCTCGGCGTTTTAGAATATTTAAAACAACAAGGTATTCACAGGACTAAATCTGGTATTATGCTCGGTCTTGGCGAAAAAGAAGAAGAAGTTATTCAAACCTTAAAAGATTTACGTTCTGTTGATGTCGATGTAGTGACGATTGGTCAATATTTACAACCGAGTAAACAGCATTTACCAGTCAAACAATTCATCACGCCAGACCAATTTAAAAAATATGAAACTATAGGAAAAGAACTCGGTTTTAGACACGTAGAAAGCAGTGCTTTAGTACGTTCATCTTATAAAGCACAAAAGCATATAGAATAG
- a CDS encoding CCA tRNA nucleotidyltransferase, protein MMSKHTEALTHPIFKIISEVADELSLDTYVIGGYVRDYFLNKQQVKDIDIVCVGNGIHLAEQIAKALGINKKQVKIFKRFGTAMLHYKGIDIEFVGARKESYAKDSRNPEVEPGSLEDDQNRRDFTINALALQLNSSDFGQLLDPFDGIQDLKDKVIKTPLEPEVTFSDDPLRMMRAVRFSSQLHFQIEEQTFKAIQQQAERLKIVSPERIIDEFNKIMMTPKPSFGLKLLLKANLLKHFLPELTALQGVDEVEGQTHKENFWHTLEVVDNISENTENLWLRWAALLHDIGKAPTKRFDKNIGWTFHGHEFKGSKMVYKLFKRLKMPLNEKMKYVQKLVFMSSRPIAVVDSNVTDSAVRRLIFDAGDDLEDLMTLCEADITTKNPKRFKAYHNNFKRVRDKIKDVEERDHIRNFQPPISGEEIMKAFNIKPSKEIGIIKSAIKEAILEGEIPNEKEATREFMLKKGKELGLKPDKN, encoded by the coding sequence ATGATGTCAAAACACACCGAAGCATTAACACATCCTATTTTTAAAATTATATCTGAAGTCGCAGATGAATTGAGTTTAGACACCTATGTTATTGGTGGTTATGTGCGTGATTATTTTCTCAACAAACAACAAGTTAAAGACATTGATATTGTTTGCGTTGGCAATGGGATTCACTTGGCTGAACAAATTGCAAAAGCTTTAGGAATCAACAAAAAACAAGTTAAAATCTTTAAACGTTTTGGCACAGCAATGTTGCATTACAAAGGTATTGACATTGAGTTTGTCGGGGCGCGAAAAGAGTCTTATGCCAAAGATAGTCGCAATCCAGAAGTTGAGCCTGGAAGCCTTGAAGATGACCAAAACCGAAGAGATTTTACGATAAATGCATTGGCTTTACAACTTAATTCATCAGATTTTGGACAACTTTTAGATCCATTTGATGGCATTCAAGATCTCAAAGACAAAGTCATAAAAACACCGCTTGAACCAGAAGTTACTTTTTCTGATGATCCTTTGCGGATGATGCGAGCCGTTCGATTTTCAAGTCAATTGCATTTTCAGATTGAAGAACAAACTTTTAAAGCTATTCAACAACAAGCTGAGCGTCTCAAAATTGTTTCGCCCGAGCGTATTATTGATGAGTTTAATAAAATTATGATGACACCCAAACCTTCTTTTGGGTTAAAATTGTTATTGAAAGCAAATTTATTAAAACACTTTTTACCAGAACTCACAGCACTTCAAGGCGTTGATGAAGTTGAAGGACAAACGCATAAAGAAAACTTTTGGCACACCTTAGAAGTGGTGGATAATATTTCAGAAAACACAGAAAATCTATGGCTTCGTTGGGCTGCACTGTTACACGATATCGGCAAAGCTCCCACCAAACGCTTTGATAAAAACATTGGTTGGACATTTCACGGACACGAGTTTAAAGGCTCAAAAATGGTTTATAAACTCTTTAAACGCTTAAAAATGCCTTTGAACGAAAAGATGAAATACGTTCAAAAGCTCGTCTTTATGAGTTCGCGACCTATCGCCGTGGTTGATTCAAACGTCACTGATTCTGCCGTTAGACGACTTATTTTTGATGCTGGCGATGATTTAGAAGACTTAATGACACTTTGCGAAGCAGACATTACTACAAAAAATCCTAAACGTTTTAAAGCTTATCACAATAACTTTAAGCGAGTTCGGGATAAAATTAAAGACGTTGAAGAACGCGATCATATCAGAAATTTTCAGCCTCCAATCAGTGGTGAAGAAATTATGAAAGCCTTTAATATCAAACCATCAAAAGAAATCGGTATCATAAAATCTGCCATTAAAGAAGCCATTCTCGAAGGAGAAATTCCAAACGAGAAAGAAGCAACTCGGGAATTTATGCTTAAAAAAGGGAAAGAGTTGGGGTTAAAACCAGATAAAAATTAA
- the rlmH gene encoding 23S rRNA (pseudouridine(1915)-N(3))-methyltransferase RlmH gives MNIKLLQIGQTKQNEIESLIQHFQKRLQHFINFEIVSLPDIKNTKSISEDQQKSKEAELFLKHLSTSDWVVLLDEKGKSLTSRDFAKFYQNKMNAGTKTLCFLIGGPYGFSKDIYRRAHQKIALSPMTFTHEMIRLIYVEQTYRAFSIIHNLPYHHD, from the coding sequence ATGAACATCAAACTTCTACAAATCGGTCAAACCAAACAAAATGAAATAGAAAGTTTGATTCAACATTTTCAAAAACGACTGCAACACTTTATCAATTTTGAAATTGTGAGTTTACCAGATATCAAAAACACTAAAAGCATAAGTGAAGACCAGCAAAAATCTAAAGAAGCGGAATTGTTTTTAAAACATCTTAGCACATCAGATTGGGTTGTTTTGTTAGACGAAAAAGGAAAATCTTTGACTTCGCGGGATTTTGCTAAATTCTATCAAAATAAAATGAATGCAGGCACAAAAACCTTGTGTTTTCTTATCGGTGGACCTTATGGGTTTTCAAAAGATATCTACCGACGTGCCCACCAAAAAATAGCACTATCTCCAATGACCTTTACCCACGAGATGATACGATTGATATATGTTGAGCAAACCTATCGAGCGTTTTCTATCATTCACAATTTGCCTTATCATCACGATTAG
- the pta gene encoding phosphate acetyltransferase gives MNKGIYIATSEPNSGKSIVTLGLMRMLLTKTAKVGYFRPIIDNNSPGKKDNHINTVLSHFGLNIKYEEAYAFTRSEFISKRNADQDGEILDIIIEKYKALEDRNDFMLVEGTDFSGEGTAIELDANILIAKNLGLPTVIVSTGVGKSLNEFINGLHLAYDSFDDKGVKVSAVIANKVQEENLQTVINGVEKHLPKDIIVNAIPLTSGLKNPTVKEIAKSIEAKVLFGEDHLNNQSNSFKVGAMQLRNYLTYLEENCLIITPGDRADIILGALQANISSNYPKISGIVLTGGLVPEASIAKLIDGLQYVVPILSVKQGTFEVANKIGNMRSHMYADNKEKIMLSLNTFEKYCDVERLSDKLITFTNKGMTPRMFQYNLLKRAKKQRKHIVLPEGNDDRIITAASQLALMDFVDLTLLGERNKIKEAISRLGLSLDFNQVNIINPLDSEYIDDFAQTLYEQRKHKGMTIDIAEDLIRDVSYFGTMMVYKGLADGMVSGATHTTQHTIKPALQFIKMKPDVSVVSSVFFMCLENRVSVFGDCAINPNPNAEQLAEIAISSAESSQAFGIEPRIAMLSYSSGSSGKGEDVDKVRKATEIVKSKRPELNIEGPIQYDAAVDMAVGQSKIPNSKVAGQATVLIFPDLNTGNNTYKAVQRETGAVAIGPMLQGLNKPVNDLSRGCTVDDIFNTVVITAIQAQDI, from the coding sequence ATGAACAAAGGAATTTATATTGCAACCAGTGAACCCAATAGCGGAAAATCTATTGTTACTTTAGGTTTGATGCGAATGTTATTAACCAAAACGGCTAAAGTAGGTTATTTTAGACCAATTATCGACAACAATTCTCCAGGCAAAAAAGACAACCATATCAATACTGTTCTTTCTCATTTTGGTTTGAACATCAAATATGAGGAAGCTTATGCGTTTACACGTTCAGAATTTATCAGTAAACGCAATGCTGATCAAGATGGCGAAATTTTAGATATCATTATTGAAAAATATAAAGCCCTTGAAGACCGCAACGATTTTATGTTGGTTGAAGGCACTGATTTTTCTGGTGAAGGCACAGCTATAGAATTAGATGCCAATATTTTGATTGCTAAAAATCTTGGGCTACCAACAGTTATTGTTTCCACTGGCGTAGGAAAAAGTTTAAATGAATTTATAAATGGTTTACATTTAGCTTACGATTCTTTTGATGACAAAGGCGTTAAAGTTTCTGCTGTAATTGCCAACAAGGTTCAAGAAGAAAATTTACAAACTGTTATTAATGGCGTAGAAAAGCATTTACCAAAAGATATTATTGTCAATGCTATTCCTTTAACTTCTGGCTTGAAAAACCCTACGGTCAAAGAAATTGCTAAATCTATTGAAGCTAAAGTTTTATTTGGAGAAGATCATTTGAATAACCAAAGCAACAGTTTTAAAGTAGGAGCAATGCAATTGAGAAATTATCTGACATATCTTGAAGAGAACTGCTTGATCATCACACCTGGCGATAGAGCAGATATCATTCTCGGTGCACTTCAAGCTAATATTTCGAGTAATTATCCTAAAATTTCTGGCATTGTTTTGACTGGCGGATTGGTGCCAGAAGCGTCTATTGCAAAACTCATAGACGGCTTGCAATATGTAGTGCCTATTCTTTCTGTAAAACAAGGCACATTTGAAGTCGCTAATAAAATTGGTAATATGCGCTCACATATGTATGCGGATAACAAAGAAAAAATCATGTTGTCCTTAAATACATTTGAAAAATATTGCGATGTAGAAAGACTTTCAGACAAGCTGATTACTTTTACAAACAAAGGGATGACGCCGAGAATGTTTCAATACAACCTCCTTAAACGAGCCAAAAAACAGCGTAAACATATCGTTTTGCCCGAAGGTAACGACGATAGAATTATCACAGCAGCATCTCAACTGGCTTTGATGGATTTTGTAGATTTAACCCTTCTCGGTGAACGAAATAAAATTAAAGAAGCCATCTCAAGATTAGGTTTAAGTTTGGATTTTAATCAAGTGAATATCATCAATCCTTTAGATTCTGAATATATAGATGATTTTGCACAAACGCTTTACGAGCAACGCAAACACAAAGGAATGACCATTGATATTGCCGAAGATTTAATCAGAGATGTGTCTTATTTTGGCACGATGATGGTTTACAAAGGCTTGGCAGATGGAATGGTTTCAGGTGCGACTCATACCACGCAACATACCATAAAACCCGCTTTGCAATTTATTAAGATGAAACCTGATGTTTCTGTCGTTTCATCTGTGTTTTTTATGTGTCTCGAAAATCGAGTTTCAGTATTTGGCGATTGTGCGATTAACCCTAATCCTAATGCAGAACAATTAGCTGAAATTGCTATTTCGTCAGCCGAATCAAGTCAAGCCTTTGGCATTGAACCCAGAATAGCAATGCTGTCTTATTCTTCAGGTTCATCGGGCAAAGGCGAAGATGTGGATAAAGTAAGAAAAGCCACAGAGATTGTAAAATCTAAACGACCAGAACTCAACATAGAAGGTCCAATTCAATATGATGCGGCTGTTGATATGGCTGTTGGGCAAAGTAAAATACCTAACTCTAAAGTTGCTGGTCAAGCCACAGTTTTGATATTTCCTGACTTAAATACAGGAAATAATACCTATAAAGCCGTTCAACGTGAAACAGGTGCTGTAGCTATAGGTCCGATGTTGCAGGGCTTAAATAAACCCGTAAACGATCTAAGTCGAGGTTGCACAGTTGACGATATTTTTAACACTGTGGTGATTACCGCTATTCAAGCTCAAGATATTTAA
- a CDS encoding efflux RND transporter periplasmic adaptor subunit — protein MNKKRIIIISSTLVIGILLGWVIFGGSSSNSNKEDNHTSVKNSQNQTWTCSMHPQIRQNEPGNCPICGMKLIPVGSEDITELDPMAISMSPTAMQLAQVQTLEVSSGSSQKSVRLNGKVQADERLLYTQSSHIPGRIEKLTVNFTGEFVNKGEVIAYIYSPELVTAQEELFEAKKIKATQPALFRATKEKLKNWKLSDNQIEQILNSDEVIEEFPVLANVSGYVTKKMINIGDYIKQGTVIYEIADLSKVWVMFDVYESDLNSVKVDDEVNFTIKALPGKQFKGKVSYLDPMINPQTRVAQARVELPNPNYKLLPEMFVSGVVKAKTENNNQISVPKSAVMWTGKRSVVYVMHQTAKGVSFKMREVILGENLGENYIIESGLQDGDKIAVNGTFSIDLTAQLSGKPSMMNPEGGVAMTGHHHGNMDMPKTNQTHSAKDNETIIQLINNYIELKNSLVNDNFEASKQAYHNLLSKLSNYSDTTFKNLNEIKNIEDLRDSFIKISDEIITLVNTSNPLENKIYVQHCPMANQSQGASWLSFSKEIKNPYYGASMLKCGSVIDSMP, from the coding sequence ATGAATAAAAAAAGAATAATTATTATATCAAGCACACTTGTTATAGGGATATTGCTTGGATGGGTGATTTTTGGTGGTTCATCATCAAACAGCAACAAAGAAGACAACCATACCTCGGTCAAAAATTCACAAAATCAAACTTGGACTTGCTCAATGCATCCTCAAATACGTCAAAATGAACCTGGCAATTGCCCAATATGTGGAATGAAATTGATTCCTGTTGGCTCTGAAGATATTACTGAACTTGACCCTATGGCGATAAGCATGTCGCCTACCGCTATGCAGTTGGCACAAGTCCAAACTTTAGAAGTAAGCTCGGGTAGTAGCCAAAAATCTGTTCGCCTAAATGGCAAAGTTCAAGCTGATGAACGCTTGCTATATACACAATCTTCTCACATCCCTGGTAGAATTGAAAAACTGACAGTGAATTTTACAGGTGAATTTGTAAATAAAGGAGAAGTTATCGCTTATATCTATTCTCCTGAATTGGTAACTGCACAAGAAGAACTCTTTGAAGCTAAAAAAATTAAAGCTACACAACCTGCACTATTTAGGGCGACCAAAGAAAAATTAAAAAATTGGAAACTTTCTGACAATCAAATAGAGCAAATTTTAAATTCTGATGAAGTTATAGAAGAATTTCCCGTATTGGCTAATGTATCAGGCTATGTGACGAAAAAAATGATAAACATAGGTGATTATATCAAACAAGGAACAGTTATTTATGAAATTGCTGACCTCTCTAAAGTCTGGGTCATGTTTGATGTTTATGAATCTGATCTTAATTCAGTTAAAGTAGATGATGAGGTAAATTTCACGATTAAAGCCTTACCAGGTAAACAATTCAAAGGAAAGGTGTCTTATCTCGACCCTATGATTAATCCCCAAACAAGAGTAGCTCAAGCAAGGGTTGAACTCCCAAACCCTAATTATAAACTCTTGCCAGAAATGTTTGTTAGCGGTGTGGTAAAAGCTAAAACTGAAAACAATAACCAAATCAGTGTACCAAAATCTGCCGTGATGTGGACTGGAAAACGCTCTGTGGTTTATGTGATGCATCAAACCGCAAAAGGTGTCAGTTTTAAAATGCGAGAAGTGATTTTGGGTGAAAACTTAGGCGAAAACTATATAATAGAATCTGGGTTGCAAGATGGCGATAAAATTGCCGTAAATGGAACATTTAGTATTGATCTTACTGCTCAACTATCAGGTAAACCTAGTATGATGAATCCCGAAGGCGGTGTAGCTATGACAGGACACCATCACGGAAATATGGATATGCCGAAGACAAATCAAACTCATTCAGCTAAAGATAATGAAACCATTATTCAGCTTATTAATAATTATATTGAATTAAAAAATAGTTTGGTAAACGATAACTTTGAAGCTTCAAAACAAGCATATCATAATCTTTTATCAAAACTTTCAAACTATAGCGATACTACTTTTAAAAATTTAAATGAGATTAAAAACATTGAAGATTTAAGAGACAGTTTTATAAAAATTTCTGATGAAATAATCACATTAGTTAACACTTCAAATCCGTTGGAAAATAAAATCTACGTGCAACATTGTCCAATGGCTAATCAAAGTCAGGGTGCGTCTTGGTTGAGTTTTTCTAAAGAAATAAAAAATCCATATTACGGCGCTTCAATGCTGAAATGTGGCAGTGTGATTGATTCTATGCCGTAA
- a CDS encoding L-threonylcarbamoyladenylate synthase yields MNTLDILTPLNYIKNHKTILYPTDTVWGIGCDLADENAVKKVYQLKQRDDSKALVCLVKDVDMLSKYVESIPDMALEYLKQTERPTTIIYPKAKHLARNLIAKDGSIAIRICQTEFCQNLLKEFGKPIVSTSANISGTPTPKGFKDIQQEILTGVDYVVNLQNQNSDTKPSRIIKFNEKGQVQIIRD; encoded by the coding sequence ATGAACACATTAGATATTCTAACCCCTTTAAATTATATAAAAAATCACAAAACAATCCTTTACCCAACCGACACCGTTTGGGGCATTGGTTGTGATCTTGCCGATGAAAATGCGGTAAAAAAAGTCTATCAACTCAAACAACGAGATGATTCTAAGGCTTTGGTTTGCTTAGTAAAAGACGTCGATATGTTATCAAAATATGTTGAAAGCATTCCTGATATGGCTTTAGAATATTTAAAACAAACCGAAAGACCCACAACTATTATTTACCCCAAAGCCAAACATTTAGCCAGAAATCTCATCGCTAAAGATGGCTCGATTGCCATAAGGATTTGCCAAACTGAATTTTGTCAAAACCTATTAAAAGAATTTGGTAAACCTATTGTTTCAACTTCGGCAAACATCAGTGGAACACCAACGCCAAAAGGATTTAAGGATATTCAACAAGAAATTTTAACGGGCGTTGACTATGTCGTAAATTTGCAAAATCAAAACAGCGATACTAAACCTTCAAGAATTATTAAATTTAACGAAAAAGGTCAAGTGCAAATTATTAGAGACTAA
- a CDS encoding DUF5672 family protein codes for MLFKIVVPLYRNNLSDNEWLSLNNISKYYSKSDICLCIPKNLLLGESLNKYENVRFDDFFFESVSSYNKLMLSQVFYESFKSYKYILIHQLDAYIFKDELKLWCDKDYDYVGAPWLKSENPFNNLYKSKKLKDREPIFYNVGNGGFSLRKVKTFLKFIEKYDDIITRHENHPLYNIEDVFWSLIAPKYIEFVIPDYKEVAKFSLDRKPKIGLKINEGQLPFGCHGFEKSKTKSFWQKYIQHLS; via the coding sequence GTGTTATTTAAAATCGTCGTTCCACTGTATAGAAACAATCTATCTGATAATGAATGGTTATCGTTAAACAATATATCTAAGTATTATTCCAAATCAGATATATGTCTATGCATACCTAAAAATCTTCTATTAGGTGAAAGTTTAAACAAATATGAAAATGTGAGATTTGATGACTTTTTTTTTGAAAGTGTTTCATCTTACAATAAACTTATGCTAAGTCAAGTTTTTTATGAAAGTTTTAAATCATATAAATACATTTTAATACACCAGTTAGATGCTTATATTTTTAAAGATGAATTAAAATTGTGGTGTGATAAAGATTATGATTATGTAGGTGCTCCATGGTTAAAATCAGAAAATCCTTTTAATAATTTATATAAAAGCAAAAAACTCAAAGATAGAGAACCCATTTTTTACAATGTTGGTAATGGTGGCTTTTCGCTTAGAAAAGTAAAAACATTTTTGAAATTTATCGAAAAATATGATGACATTATTACACGACATGAAAATCATCCTTTATATAATATTGAAGATGTTTTTTGGTCATTAATTGCACCAAAATATATTGAATTTGTAATCCCTGATTATAAAGAAGTCGCAAAGTTTAGTTTGGATAGAAAACCGAAAATTGGTCTAAAAATAAATGAAGGTCAATTGCCTTTTGGTTGTCATGGTTTTGAAAAGTCTAAAACTAAATCTTTTTGGCAAAAATACATTCAACATCTCTCATGA